From Corticium candelabrum chromosome 13, ooCorCand1.1, whole genome shotgun sequence, a single genomic window includes:
- the LOC134189140 gene encoding uncharacterized protein LOC134189140 isoform X1: MYKISIFNVCCLVLSLRLSVENKVKADRCFQYKECWMCVEDPCSRRKEAEDVNNICVWCDNYGNLGSACISTREDRMCLPEPMKYVDQCKTEQRMNVPTDPKVTPFITENYVVHLEDLRNDIFGTIQAEVGVQNFHVWIAIGRVVNTKSVVDKCGSYTPISAIEVDDRLPSSPPIGRRDRCWNLGNITSVSPILLDTSNPQQGIELDFGTSPCCCGSRNTTYINTTVLLKEGYCSYDFVNSSVTAGNIAKLTNCSESNSSLQFLVQTSVLCQNHLEWRLSVKMTTAFCTKKMPKEYRCTIELKAAAKEAVIASSFPYCQNNFLLWKTFHNGSEENASSYQLPSRKGIRDSCSFVIDSHDLCTLSIVYLYGNNTPQLIPINGSTSFQLSVCDHSDEPFYKNWWFGPALGVGVLFTLALVVVFGIYKCRQAKKTKYQRLKNNDHPEQSKVAVDRKHQTESATHTETEKPSASANDQNVGNTATNEDLSEGQELIHSGLQRNATVIKRVESKIDQMLEGRQTVNSSDNST, from the exons ATGTACAAAATATCTATCTTCAATGTGTGCTGTTTGGTCTTGTCGCTGAGACTGTCAGTTGAAA ACAAAGTGAAGGCAGATAGATGCTTTCAATACAAAGAATGTTGGATGTGCGTTGAAGATCCCTGCTCCAGACGTAAAGAAGCTGAAGATGTCAACAACATCTGTGTTTGGTGCGACAACTATGGCAATCTAGGCTCAGCGTGTATTTCAACTCGAGAAGATCGAATGTGCCTCCCAGAACCGATGAAGTATGTGGATCAGTGCAAGACCGAGCAAAGAATGAATGTTCCTACAG ATCCGAAAGTTACACCCTTCATCACAGAAAACTACGTTGTCCATCTTGAGGATCTAAG AAATGACATTTTTGGCACaattcaagctgaagtcggaGTTCAAAACTTCCACGTATGGATAGCAATAGGCAGAGTTGTAAACACTAAATCTGTTGTAGACAAGTGCGGTAGCTACACGCCAATATCAGCAATTGAAGTGGACGACCGTTTGCCGAGTTCACCACCCATTGGCAGGAGAGATCGATGCTGGAATCTCGGAAACATTACATCAGTTAGTCCAATTCTTTTAGATACCTCTAATCCTCAACAAGGCATTGAGCTCGATTTTGGCACTTCGCCATGTTGCTGTGGATCAAGAAACACAACATACATCAACACTACTGTTCTTCTAAAGGAAGGTTATTGTTCATATGATTTTGTCAATTCATCAGTAACTGCAGGAAACATTGCAAAGTTGACTAATTGTTCAGAAAGTAACAGTTCCCTCCAGTTTTTAGTCCAGACTTCTGTGCTCTGTCAAAACCATTTGGAATGGCGTCTTTCAGTAAAAATGACAACTGCGTTTTGTACAAAGAAAATGCCGAAGGAATACAGATGTACAATTGAGCTGAAAGCTGCTGCGAAGGAAGCAGTGATTGCTTCATCTTTTCCATATTGCCAAAACAATTTCCTATTGTGGAAAACGTTTCATAACGGCAGTGAAGAGAACGCATCTTCATATCAGTTGCCTTCTAGAAAAGGCATTCGGGACTCTTGCAGCTTTGTTATAGACTCGCACGACTTATGCACTCTATCTATTGTTTATCTTTACGGAAATAACACACCTCAACTGATACCAATCAATGGATCTACTTCTTTTCAACTTAGTGTCTGCGATCACTCAGATGAACCATTCTACAAGAATTGGTGGTTTGGGCCTGCTCTAGGTGTAGGTGTATTGTTCACTTTAGCTTTAGTCGTTGTTTTTGGAATTTACAAATGTCGGCAAGCTAAGAAAACGAAATATCAACGTCTCAAAAACAACGATCACCCTGAACAATCAAAAGTGGCTGTCGATAGAAAACACCAGACGGAATCAGCCACTCATACTGAA ACCGAGAAACCTTCCGCATCTGCAAATGACCAAAATGTTGGAA ATACTGCTACAAATGAGGATTTAAGTGAAGGACAAGAACTCATACACTCTGGGTTGCAGAGAAATGCAACTGTAATTAAACGAGTAGAAAGTAAAATCGACCAAATGTTAGAAGGACGTCAGACTGTCAACAGCAGTGACAACAGTACATAA
- the LOC134189140 gene encoding uncharacterized protein LOC134189140 isoform X2 — MYKISIFNVCCLVLSLRLSVENKVKADRCFQYKECWMCVEDPCSRRKEAEDVNNICVWCDNYGNLGSACISTREDRMCLPEPMKYVDQCKTEQRMNVPTDPKVTPFITENYVVHLEDLRNDIFGTIQAEVGVQNFHVWIAIGRVVNTKSVVDKCGSYTPISAIEVDDRLPSSPPIGRRDRCWNLGNITSVSPILLDTSNPQQGIELDFGTSPCCCGSRNTTYINTTVLLKEGYCSYDFVNSSVTAGNIAKLTNCSESNSSLQFLVQTSVLCQNHLEWRLSVKMTTAFCTKKMPKEYRCTIELKAAAKEAVIASSFPYCQNNFLLWKTFHNGSEENASSYQLPSRKGIRDSCSFVIDSHDLCTLSIVYLYGNNTPQLIPINGSTSFQLSVCDHSDEPFYKNWWFGPALGVGVLFTLALVVVFGIYKCRQAKKTKYQRLKNNDHPEQSKVAVDRKHQTESATHTEYFYTPRPRNLPHLQMTKMLEILLQMRI, encoded by the exons ATGTACAAAATATCTATCTTCAATGTGTGCTGTTTGGTCTTGTCGCTGAGACTGTCAGTTGAAA ACAAAGTGAAGGCAGATAGATGCTTTCAATACAAAGAATGTTGGATGTGCGTTGAAGATCCCTGCTCCAGACGTAAAGAAGCTGAAGATGTCAACAACATCTGTGTTTGGTGCGACAACTATGGCAATCTAGGCTCAGCGTGTATTTCAACTCGAGAAGATCGAATGTGCCTCCCAGAACCGATGAAGTATGTGGATCAGTGCAAGACCGAGCAAAGAATGAATGTTCCTACAG ATCCGAAAGTTACACCCTTCATCACAGAAAACTACGTTGTCCATCTTGAGGATCTAAG AAATGACATTTTTGGCACaattcaagctgaagtcggaGTTCAAAACTTCCACGTATGGATAGCAATAGGCAGAGTTGTAAACACTAAATCTGTTGTAGACAAGTGCGGTAGCTACACGCCAATATCAGCAATTGAAGTGGACGACCGTTTGCCGAGTTCACCACCCATTGGCAGGAGAGATCGATGCTGGAATCTCGGAAACATTACATCAGTTAGTCCAATTCTTTTAGATACCTCTAATCCTCAACAAGGCATTGAGCTCGATTTTGGCACTTCGCCATGTTGCTGTGGATCAAGAAACACAACATACATCAACACTACTGTTCTTCTAAAGGAAGGTTATTGTTCATATGATTTTGTCAATTCATCAGTAACTGCAGGAAACATTGCAAAGTTGACTAATTGTTCAGAAAGTAACAGTTCCCTCCAGTTTTTAGTCCAGACTTCTGTGCTCTGTCAAAACCATTTGGAATGGCGTCTTTCAGTAAAAATGACAACTGCGTTTTGTACAAAGAAAATGCCGAAGGAATACAGATGTACAATTGAGCTGAAAGCTGCTGCGAAGGAAGCAGTGATTGCTTCATCTTTTCCATATTGCCAAAACAATTTCCTATTGTGGAAAACGTTTCATAACGGCAGTGAAGAGAACGCATCTTCATATCAGTTGCCTTCTAGAAAAGGCATTCGGGACTCTTGCAGCTTTGTTATAGACTCGCACGACTTATGCACTCTATCTATTGTTTATCTTTACGGAAATAACACACCTCAACTGATACCAATCAATGGATCTACTTCTTTTCAACTTAGTGTCTGCGATCACTCAGATGAACCATTCTACAAGAATTGGTGGTTTGGGCCTGCTCTAGGTGTAGGTGTATTGTTCACTTTAGCTTTAGTCGTTGTTTTTGGAATTTACAAATGTCGGCAAGCTAAGAAAACGAAATATCAACGTCTCAAAAACAACGATCACCCTGAACAATCAAAAGTGGCTGTCGATAGAAAACACCAGACGGAATCAGCCACTCATACTGAA TATTTTTATACTCCTAGACCGAGAAACCTTCCGCATCTGCAAATGACCAAAATGTTGGAA ATACTGCTACAAATGAGGATTTAA